In the candidate division WOR-3 bacterium genome, one interval contains:
- the pruA gene encoding L-glutamate gamma-semialdehyde dehydrogenase, giving the protein MNFNVKPFKNEPFTDFTKKENIEIFQNEIKKIESEFGKKYPLIIGGEKIYTKETFKSINPSKKEEVVGEFSIAEKEHIEKALEASWKAFEEWKRIPAKERASILLRAAYLLRKRKHEFSATMVLEVGKNYAEADADTAEAIDYLEFYAREAVRYGEFQPLTPFEGEIPEYFYIPLGVGVVIPPWNFPLAITLGMTTAAIVTGNCVILKPSSDAPLIAYKFVELMHEAGLPKGVLNFLTGSGSKVGDPLVAHPKTRFIAFTGSREVGSHIYELASKVQPGQKWLKRVIAEMGGKDAIIIDSEANLLDAVKWTIVSAFGFQGQKCSACSRLIVHQDVYDRVIEMLKEETKKIKIGPAKENYFMGPVINESSEKKILSYIEIGKKEGKLLTGGKKADLKEGFYIEPTIFYDVDENARIAQEEIFGPLLSVIKAKDFDDAIRIANNSDYGLTGSVFSLNRKNIIKAKEEFFVGNLYINRKCTGALVDVHPFGGFNMSGTDSKAGGRDYLLLFLQGKSVSERISF; this is encoded by the coding sequence ATGAATTTTAATGTTAAACCCTTTAAAAACGAACCTTTTACCGATTTTACTAAAAAGGAAAATATTGAAATTTTTCAAAATGAAATTAAAAAAATAGAATCAGAATTTGGAAAAAAATATCCATTAATAATCGGAGGAGAAAAAATTTATACAAAAGAAACATTTAAAAGTATAAATCCTTCTAAAAAAGAGGAAGTGGTTGGAGAATTTTCAATTGCTGAAAAGGAACACATTGAAAAGGCACTTGAAGCCTCATGGAAAGCTTTTGAAGAATGGAAAAGAATTCCTGCAAAAGAAAGGGCAAGCATTCTTTTGAGGGCTGCTTATCTTTTAAGAAAAAGGAAACACGAATTTTCTGCTACAATGGTTCTTGAAGTAGGAAAAAATTATGCTGAAGCAGACGCTGATACAGCAGAAGCTATAGATTATCTTGAATTCTATGCAAGAGAGGCTGTAAGGTACGGAGAATTTCAACCTTTAACACCTTTTGAGGGTGAAATTCCAGAATATTTTTATATTCCCCTTGGTGTTGGAGTAGTAATTCCGCCTTGGAATTTCCCCCTTGCTATTACTCTTGGAATGACAACTGCAGCAATTGTCACAGGCAATTGTGTTATCTTGAAGCCTTCTTCTGATGCCCCTTTAATTGCCTATAAATTTGTAGAGCTTATGCATGAAGCAGGTCTTCCGAAAGGTGTTCTCAATTTCCTTACTGGTTCAGGTTCTAAGGTAGGTGATCCTCTTGTTGCTCATCCTAAAACAAGGTTTATTGCCTTTACAGGTTCAAGGGAAGTGGGCTCTCATATTTATGAACTTGCTTCAAAGGTTCAGCCTGGCCAAAAGTGGTTAAAAAGGGTAATAGCTGAAATGGGAGGAAAGGATGCGATAATTATTGATAGTGAAGCAAATCTTCTCGATGCAGTAAAATGGACCATTGTATCAGCCTTTGGTTTTCAGGGTCAAAAGTGTTCTGCCTGTTCAAGACTTATAGTTCATCAGGATGTTTATGATAGGGTTATTGAAATGCTTAAAGAGGAAACAAAAAAGATAAAAATAGGTCCAGCAAAGGAAAATTACTTTATGGGACCTGTTATAAATGAGTCCTCTGAGAAAAAGATACTTAGTTACATTGAGATAGGAAAAAAGGAAGGTAAATTGTTAACCGGAGGTAAAAAGGCAGATTTAAAAGAGGGGTTTTATATAGAGCCAACAATATTTTACGATGTTGATGAAAATGCAAGAATTGCTCAGGAGGAAATTTTCGGTCCTCTTCTTTCTGTTATAAAAGCAAAGGATTTTGACGATGCTATAAGGATTGCAAATAACAGTGATTATGGGTTAACAGGCTCAGTTTTCTCTTTAAACAGAAAGAATATAATAAAGGCAAAGGAAGAATTTTTTGTTGGTAATTTATATATTAACAGAAAATGCACTGGTGCTCTCGTTGATGTTCATCCCTTTGGTGGATTTAATATGTCAGGAACCGACTCAAAGGCAGGTGGAAGGGATTATCTATTACTTTTCCTACAGGGAAAAAGTGTTTCAGAAAGGATTAGCTTTTAA
- the amrS gene encoding AmmeMemoRadiSam system radical SAM enzyme has protein sequence MIISLGFKKKEFEIKIINEKRVKESIYEFIGDYTICLVCERRCKLKRGDVGFCKTRMNVQDKVYTLIYGDISSISVNPIEKKPFFHFYPGTKALTASSWSCNFLCPWCQNYEISKAPYNIGKGKFISPEKFIDLMEEFKCEGTSISFNEPTLLVEYSLDLFKLAKKKSFYNTFVSNGYMTEKTLNLLIDSGLDAINFDIKGNRDFVKRYCGADLEKIWRNIKISKEKGLWVEIITLVIEGYNDREEDISEIARRIRDEIGEDIPYHLTRYFPAYKFDAPPTSVKRLEILRDIAKEEGLYYVYIGNVPGHRYENTYCHKCGTLLIKRYIFDIIENRIINGKCFNCGENIRGFFKILES, from the coding sequence GTGATTATCTCCCTTGGATTTAAGAAAAAAGAGTTTGAAATTAAGATAATTAATGAAAAGAGGGTGAAAGAAAGCATATACGAATTTATAGGTGATTATACGATATGCCTTGTTTGTGAAAGGAGATGTAAATTGAAAAGAGGAGACGTTGGTTTCTGTAAAACAAGAATGAATGTTCAAGATAAAGTATATACACTTATTTATGGGGATATTTCTTCTATAAGTGTAAATCCAATTGAAAAGAAGCCTTTCTTTCATTTTTACCCTGGAACAAAAGCTTTAACAGCTTCATCCTGGTCTTGTAATTTTTTATGTCCTTGGTGTCAGAATTATGAGATAAGTAAGGCTCCATATAATATCGGAAAAGGTAAATTTATTTCTCCAGAAAAATTTATTGATTTAATGGAAGAATTTAAATGTGAAGGGACAAGTATTTCTTTCAATGAACCAACTCTATTAGTTGAATATTCCCTCGATTTGTTTAAACTTGCAAAAAAGAAGAGTTTTTATAATACTTTTGTTTCAAATGGTTATATGACTGAAAAGACTTTAAATTTGCTTATAGATTCAGGTCTTGATGCTATTAACTTTGATATAAAGGGTAATAGAGATTTTGTTAAAAGATATTGTGGTGCTGATTTAGAAAAGATCTGGAGAAATATAAAAATTTCAAAAGAAAAGGGGCTCTGGGTTGAAATTATAACCCTTGTGATAGAAGGCTATAATGACAGGGAAGAGGATATAAGTGAAATTGCAAGGAGAATAAGAGACGAAATAGGAGAAGATATTCCTTATCATTTAACAAGATATTTCCCTGCTTATAAATTTGATGCACCACCAACATCGGTAAAAAGGCTTGAAATTTTAAGGGATATAGCAAAGGAGGAAGGTCTTTATTATGTTTATATAGGTAATGTTCCAGGTCATAGATACGAAAATACTTATTGTCATAAATGTGGAACTTTGTTGATAAAAAGGTATATTTTTGATATTATTGAAAACAGGATCATAAATGGAAAGTGTTTTAATTGCGGTGAAAATATCAGAGGTTTTTTTAAAATTCTTGAAAGTTAA
- a CDS encoding acetyl-CoA C-acetyltransferase, with protein sequence MKEIFIVSAVRTPVGKILGNLSSFSATDLGGMVIKEAVKRANIPKEKIDEVIMGCVLPAGLGQAPARIAAIKAGLNPEIPSFTINKVCGSGLKAIMLGVQAIKAGDIEIAVCGGMESMTNAPHLTYLRAGIKYGEAKLIDHMVYDGLWCSFNDKHMGNLAEYTAKKAGIKREEQDKFAYESHMKAVKAHKEGKFKEEILPISIKTKEGEKIIDRDESVREDTSLEKLAALKPVFEKDGTVTAGNAPGLNDGAACVIVASEKMVKELNLKPLARVISYSSNFVEPKDLFFAPIGAIKKLTEKSGLKNPNDFDLMEINEAFAAQILADIKALELDINKINVHGGAIAIGHPIGASGARILVTLIYALKQYNKKKGFAALCLGGGGAVGLSIEMV encoded by the coding sequence ATGAAAGAAATCTTTATTGTTTCAGCTGTTAGAACACCAGTAGGAAAAATACTTGGAAATTTATCCTCTTTTTCTGCAACAGACCTCGGGGGTATGGTAATTAAAGAAGCTGTTAAAAGAGCAAATATTCCCAAGGAGAAAATTGATGAAGTTATAATGGGCTGTGTATTACCAGCAGGTCTCGGACAAGCACCCGCAAGAATAGCAGCTATAAAAGCCGGATTAAATCCGGAAATTCCTTCTTTTACCATCAATAAAGTATGTGGTTCAGGTCTTAAAGCTATTATGCTTGGGGTTCAGGCAATAAAAGCAGGTGATATAGAAATTGCTGTATGTGGCGGGATGGAATCAATGACAAATGCACCTCATCTTACTTATTTAAGGGCAGGAATAAAATACGGCGAAGCTAAATTAATTGACCATATGGTTTATGATGGATTATGGTGTTCCTTTAATGATAAGCATATGGGTAATCTTGCCGAATATACTGCAAAAAAGGCAGGAATAAAAAGAGAAGAACAGGATAAATTTGCTTATGAAAGCCACATGAAAGCTGTAAAAGCTCATAAAGAAGGTAAATTTAAAGAAGAAATTTTACCAATAAGTATTAAAACTAAGGAAGGTGAAAAAATAATAGATAGGGATGAATCTGTAAGAGAGGATACTTCCCTTGAAAAACTTGCTGCTTTAAAGCCTGTTTTTGAAAAGGATGGAACAGTTACAGCTGGTAATGCACCTGGTTTAAATGATGGTGCAGCCTGTGTTATAGTAGCTTCAGAAAAAATGGTAAAGGAATTAAATTTAAAACCTCTTGCAAGAGTAATTAGCTATTCCTCAAATTTTGTTGAACCAAAAGATTTATTCTTTGCTCCGATTGGGGCTATTAAAAAATTAACTGAAAAATCAGGATTAAAAAATCCCAATGACTTTGATTTGATGGAGATAAATGAGGCTTTCGCGGCTCAAATTCTCGCTGATATAAAAGCACTTGAACTTGATATAAATAAAATAAATGTTCATGGGGGAGCCATTGCAATAGGGCATCCAATAGGAGCTTCGGGAGCAAGAATTCTTGTGACTCTTATTTATGCTCTCAAACAGTATAATAAAAAGAAGGGATTTGCCGCTTTATGTCTCGGAGGTGGTGGTGCTGTTGGATTATCAATTGAAATGGTTTAA
- a CDS encoding peptidylprolyl isomerase, protein MIKILILLFFSQIPVYSDRIIAIVDKKPILESELKEMVDFFKILKPEMEKEEEENLRKKILEQLIENELILYEAKKDTTIKVTQEEVESFIENEIKRIKEELGDSIFKEELKKEGLNEEKLRVKYREQVERNLYIQKYIAKYIAPKINITPTELENFYKKYIDSIPELPEGFELSHIFIAIRPSEKIVENARKRADEVFKELKSGSDFGYIALKYSDDKATAVNGGDIGFIQRGTFPPEIEEKIFSYKKGEIIEPIQGDLGFFIFQVVDKKEDKIRLRQIVIATLPSKEDTVRAREKAKEALLFAKEKGFEEAVKKYSEDPLTKDRKGYLGFVHIDRLKEDVRNSLLKAENGEILGPFYLDFGYHIFKKISYNKGGKPSFDEVKFMVQNLLFQKKVQELLKKKASEIRNKVYVEILY, encoded by the coding sequence ATGATAAAAATTTTAATATTATTATTTTTTTCTCAGATTCCAGTTTATAGTGACCGAATAATAGCAATTGTTGATAAAAAGCCAATTCTTGAAAGTGAACTTAAAGAGATGGTTGATTTTTTCAAAATTTTAAAACCTGAAATGGAAAAGGAGGAAGAAGAAAATTTAAGAAAAAAAATTTTAGAACAGTTAATAGAAAATGAATTAATTCTTTATGAAGCCAAAAAGGATACTACAATAAAGGTTACCCAGGAAGAAGTTGAAAGTTTTATAGAAAATGAAATCAAAAGAATAAAAGAGGAGTTGGGAGACTCTATTTTTAAGGAGGAACTGAAAAAAGAGGGATTAAATGAAGAAAAGCTAAGGGTAAAATACAGAGAACAGGTTGAAAGAAATCTTTATATCCAGAAATATATAGCAAAATATATAGCACCCAAAATCAATATAACTCCTACTGAACTTGAAAATTTTTATAAAAAATACATAGACTCAATTCCTGAACTTCCTGAAGGATTTGAACTTTCCCATATATTTATTGCGATAAGACCTTCTGAAAAAATTGTTGAGAATGCCAGAAAAAGAGCAGATGAAGTTTTTAAGGAACTTAAATCCGGAAGTGATTTTGGTTATATTGCTTTAAAATACTCTGATGATAAAGCAACTGCTGTAAATGGAGGAGATATAGGTTTTATTCAAAGGGGAACTTTCCCACCTGAAATAGAAGAAAAGATTTTTTCATATAAAAAGGGAGAAATAATAGAACCAATTCAGGGTGACCTTGGATTTTTCATCTTTCAGGTTGTTGATAAAAAAGAAGATAAAATCAGGTTAAGGCAGATTGTTATTGCTACTTTACCATCTAAGGAAGATACAGTGAGAGCAAGAGAAAAGGCAAAAGAGGCACTTTTATTCGCAAAAGAAAAGGGATTTGAAGAGGCAGTAAAAAAATATTCAGAAGACCCTTTAACAAAAGATAGAAAAGGTTACCTTGGATTTGTTCACATAGATAGATTAAAGGAAGATGTAAGAAACTCCCTTTTAAAAGCTGAAAATGGTGAAATTTTAGGACCCTTTTATCTTGATTTTGGTTATCATATTTTTAAAAAAATTTCTTATAACAAAGGAGGAAAGCCTTCTTTTGATGAAGTAAAATTCATGGTGCAGAATCTTTTATTTCAAAAGAAAGTTCAGGAATTACTGAAAAAGAAAGCATCTGAAATAAGAAATAAGGTTTATGTTGAAATACTTTATTAA
- a CDS encoding S4 domain-containing protein, whose protein sequence is MRIDKLIQILKFIKSRNYAKLACRKGYVYANGKIVKASYRVKKGDKIKIDLVDRCIEFEVLDLPQKNFKKEELENFIKIINYTYKKNA, encoded by the coding sequence TTGCGAATAGATAAGTTAATACAGATTTTAAAATTTATAAAGAGCAGAAATTATGCAAAATTAGCTTGTAGAAAGGGTTATGTTTATGCTAACGGAAAAATTGTGAAGGCTTCTTATAGAGTAAAAAAAGGGGATAAAATCAAAATAGATTTAGTTGATAGATGCATTGAATTTGAAGTTCTTGATTTACCACAGAAAAATTTTAAAAAAGAGGAACTTGAAAATTTCATAAAAATCATAAATTACACTTATAAAAAGAATGCATAA
- a CDS encoding 4-hydroxythreonine-4-phosphate dehydrogenase PdxA, with product MHKIFIAPGDPFGVGPEILIKSLSKIKLTSFEIIIGSDPDFFIEKTKEFKINLDNKNISFEEIYKIKKEEKNYPTLEGAKFGIESLNWAIEKVKKEKGMLLTGPVSKEMIRKIIPDFIGQTEYICKKINKDTSEVIMTFYFKDKFLGLFTQHIPLKEVFNFIKPLLYLKRLRVFEKEIKKIIGKNPKIALLSLNPHGEEFGEEEKFLKNYIKFKKNLKGFFPSDSFFGYSLYKDFDAIFVFYHDQGTIPSKILGPSVHLSLGLPFLRISPDHGPAYNMKGKANYTSMLNCFKFIKKYFTLSK from the coding sequence ATGCATAAAATTTTTATTGCACCAGGTGACCCTTTTGGTGTTGGACCTGAAATTTTAATAAAATCTTTATCAAAAATTAAATTAACTTCCTTTGAGATTATAATAGGATCAGATCCTGATTTTTTTATTGAAAAAACAAAGGAGTTTAAAATTAATTTAGATAATAAAAATATTTCTTTTGAGGAAATTTATAAAATTAAAAAAGAAGAAAAAAATTATCCCACATTAGAAGGTGCAAAATTTGGTATAGAATCCTTAAACTGGGCAATAGAAAAAGTTAAAAAGGAAAAAGGCATGCTTTTAACAGGTCCTGTTTCAAAAGAAATGATAAGAAAAATAATTCCAGATTTTATAGGTCAAACAGAATATATTTGTAAAAAAATTAATAAAGATACTTCTGAAGTAATAATGACCTTTTATTTTAAAGATAAATTCTTGGGATTATTTACACAGCACATACCTTTAAAGGAGGTATTTAATTTTATTAAACCTTTGCTTTATTTAAAAAGATTAAGAGTTTTTGAAAAGGAAATAAAAAAAATTATCGGAAAAAATCCTAAGATAGCTCTTTTATCTCTGAACCCCCATGGTGAAGAATTTGGAGAGGAAGAAAAATTTTTAAAAAATTATATAAAATTCAAAAAAAATTTAAAAGGTTTTTTTCCTTCAGATTCTTTTTTTGGATACTCCCTTTATAAAGATTTTGATGCTATATTTGTTTTTTACCATGACCAAGGGACAATTCCTTCAAAAATTTTAGGACCTTCAGTGCACCTCTCTCTTGGATTACCCTTTTTAAGAATTTCTCCTGACCACGGACCCGCCTATAATATGAAAGGAAAAGCAAATTATACATCCATGCTAAATTGTTTTAAATTTATTAAAAAATATTTTACTCTCTCTAAATAA
- a CDS encoding YbhB/YbcL family Raf kinase inhibitor-like protein, whose product MMHFFIPIFILGGLSKKTSKQVYPEIIIKSSEFGYGEMIPVKYTCDGENISPPLEWEKIPEETKSFVLICDDPDAPMGTWDHWILFNIPKDVKKLSPGIQPLEKLENGAIHGKNSWGKLGYGGPCPPYGTHRYFFKIYALDTILDLKPGATKKEVLKAMEGHIIGYGELMGKYKRTK is encoded by the coding sequence ATGATGCATTTTTTTATCCCTATATTTATTTTAGGAGGTTTATCAAAAAAAACTTCTAAACAAGTTTATCCTGAAATAATTATAAAAAGTTCAGAATTCGGTTATGGTGAAATGATTCCCGTTAAATATACTTGCGATGGTGAAAATATTTCACCACCTCTTGAGTGGGAAAAAATTCCTGAAGAAACAAAAAGTTTTGTTCTTATATGTGATGATCCTGATGCACCAATGGGGACATGGGATCACTGGATACTTTTTAATATACCTAAAGATGTTAAGAAATTATCCCCAGGTATTCAACCTCTTGAAAAACTTGAAAATGGAGCAATTCACGGCAAAAATAGCTGGGGTAAACTTGGTTATGGGGGACCATGCCCGCCTTATGGAACTCACAGATATTTTTTTAAAATATACGCCCTTGACACTATCCTTGACTTAAAACCAGGTGCTACAAAAAAAGAAGTTCTAAAAGCAATGGAGGGGCATATAATCGGATACGGAGAGTTGATGGGAAAATATAAGAGAACTAAATAA
- the era gene encoding GTPase Era: MESRKDFKSGFVSIVGRPNVGKSTLLNALIGEFVSIITPKPQTTRVNILGIKTTPKYQICFYDTPGMLDKIKYELHKTMVEEVKKVIEDTDVILLMVEPVPEIGSIERKLIDMIKSSGKPSILIINKIDTINKNELLPVIDIYSKENIFKEIIPISASQGDGIDIVERAIVDLLPYGEKFYEDEEISDKPERFFVAELIREKIFNLYGEEIPYSSAVEIEEWREEEKRVYIKAIIYVEKESQKGIIIGKGGEKIKKVGTLARKDIEKKLGKSVYLDIWVKVKEGWRSDLNFLKKIGYIS; the protein is encoded by the coding sequence TTGGAATCCAGAAAAGATTTTAAATCAGGATTTGTTTCAATAGTTGGAAGACCAAATGTAGGTAAATCTACCCTATTAAATGCTTTAATAGGAGAATTCGTTTCTATAATCACTCCGAAACCTCAGACAACAAGGGTAAATATACTGGGAATAAAAACAACTCCAAAATATCAGATATGTTTCTATGATACTCCAGGGATGCTTGATAAAATTAAATATGAGTTACATAAAACAATGGTTGAAGAAGTAAAAAAGGTTATAGAGGATACAGATGTTATTCTTTTAATGGTTGAGCCTGTTCCTGAAATAGGGAGTATTGAAAGGAAGCTAATTGATATGATTAAAAGTTCAGGGAAACCTTCTATACTTATTATTAATAAAATTGACACAATAAACAAAAATGAGTTATTACCTGTTATTGATATATATAGTAAAGAGAATATTTTTAAAGAAATAATTCCTATCTCAGCATCACAGGGAGATGGAATAGATATTGTAGAAAGGGCAATTGTTGATTTATTACCCTATGGAGAAAAGTTTTATGAAGATGAGGAAATTTCCGATAAACCTGAAAGATTCTTTGTTGCAGAATTAATAAGGGAAAAGATTTTTAATCTTTACGGTGAAGAAATTCCCTATTCTTCTGCTGTTGAAATTGAGGAGTGGAGGGAAGAAGAAAAGAGGGTTTACATAAAGGCTATAATCTATGTGGAAAAGGAATCTCAAAAGGGAATTATAATAGGAAAGGGCGGAGAAAAGATCAAGAAGGTGGGAACTTTGGCAAGAAAGGATATAGAGAAAAAACTTGGTAAAAGTGTTTATTTAGATATATGGGTAAAGGTAAAAGAAGGCTGGAGAAGCGACCTTAATTTTTTGAAAAAAATAGGGTATATAAGTTAA
- a CDS encoding ATP-binding protein has translation MLPIYMYEFLKKLDFQENHEIIKREMARLLILQNIIDGKIILNNRKINLYDFINNFLEREKEDGIVFDLNLYSPPQILEITTDSNYFDIILKELIDNSKVSISKSGLIKININKKNYTILEIIDSGTGIPKSDIKKIFTPFFVTNFHLFKGHLGIGLSIVSGLLKFMGAKIEINSEYSKGTKVTLYLI, from the coding sequence ATGTTACCAATTTATATGTACGAGTTTTTAAAGAAACTGGACTTTCAAGAAAATCATGAAATAATAAAAAGGGAAATGGCTCGGCTTTTAATTTTACAAAATATAATAGATGGTAAAATTATTCTAAATAATAGAAAAATAAATCTTTATGATTTTATCAATAATTTTTTAGAAAGAGAAAAAGAAGATGGTATTGTTTTTGATTTAAATCTATACTCTCCTCCTCAAATCTTAGAAATAACTACTGATTCAAACTACTTTGATATAATTTTGAAAGAATTGATAGACAATTCAAAGGTTTCCATATCCAAATCAGGTCTTATAAAAATAAATATAAACAAAAAAAATTACACTATTTTAGAAATAATTGACTCAGGAACAGGTATTCCCAAATCTGATATTAAAAAAATTTTTACTCCCTTCTTTGTTACAAATTTTCATCTTTTTAAAGGACACCTTGGGATTGGGCTTTCAATAGTAAGTGGGTTATTAAAATTTATGGGTGCAAAAATTGAAATAAATTCAGAATATTCAAAGGGAACAAAAGTCACTCTCTATTTGATTTAA
- a CDS encoding V-type ATPase 116kDa subunit family protein yields the protein MATLRMKKVEIIGEKEKLDKFLSKLQELSVLHIEDKELEENFEFIKPAISEKEKEILKKIDRAIGMIEEIKKEEIIFPHGIEKIEFKNIEDLLNNLNEIYLKYQKIKEEEKKLIEERSLYFSFTKILEVFEELIEKEEIHIPENFEVKGLLLPREELILLSRIKENFEKDYGEKVKIFERVIKGNQIAILITYSPEIKNELRERLWREGLPEISLPEDIGKLSFKEMLKFLRNKLEEIPKKFKENELRKKIFIEKNLNILFNSFYILQDIRDLLKIKEKGVFVTRYFFYLEGFLPEKDIESLREISKEENIYLKETNPMKEEYKRVPVILKNPSFFKNFEPFIEFFSLPVYRTFDPTSVLAIFFPVYFGFMLGDIGYGFLSFLLFLLLYLKFNKNEFIKRISFAYILASIFTILFGLLYMEMFGDLLEKIGFKPIFHRIHDANTYLLIAISFGSFQVILGLILGIYNALNLGHGKHAIGVFSMLLGLLSLLLLAGTSLKILPGYLSSILLILLFLFMIMSFKFHGPAAPIEIFSAFGHILSFARLMAIGLSSAIIAVIANKFVSILPSIMIGILVMFLFHVLAFILGIFDPTIQGLRLQFVEFFTKFYEAGGREYKPLFKRLKGVPLPEIK from the coding sequence ATGGCTACTTTAAGAATGAAAAAAGTCGAAATAATTGGAGAAAAGGAAAAACTTGATAAATTTTTAAGCAAATTACAAGAATTATCAGTTCTTCACATTGAGGATAAAGAACTTGAGGAGAATTTTGAATTTATAAAGCCTGCTATTTCAGAAAAGGAAAAAGAAATCTTAAAAAAGATTGATAGAGCTATCGGTATGATTGAAGAAATAAAAAAGGAGGAGATAATTTTTCCCCATGGGATTGAAAAAATAGAGTTTAAAAACATTGAAGATTTATTGAATAATTTGAATGAAATTTATTTAAAATATCAAAAAATAAAGGAAGAGGAAAAGAAGCTTATTGAAGAGAGAAGTTTATACTTTTCCTTTACAAAAATACTTGAAGTTTTTGAAGAACTTATAGAAAAGGAGGAAATACATATACCTGAAAATTTTGAAGTTAAAGGGCTTCTTTTACCAAGAGAAGAGCTTATTCTTTTATCAAGAATTAAGGAAAACTTTGAAAAGGATTATGGTGAAAAAGTAAAAATATTTGAGAGGGTTATAAAGGGAAATCAAATAGCAATTCTTATAACCTATTCTCCGGAAATTAAAAATGAGTTGAGAGAAAGGTTGTGGAGGGAAGGTTTACCGGAAATAAGTTTACCGGAGGATATTGGAAAACTATCCTTTAAGGAAATGCTTAAATTTTTGAGAAATAAACTTGAAGAAATTCCCAAAAAATTTAAGGAGAATGAATTAAGAAAAAAAATATTTATTGAGAAAAATTTAAATATACTTTTTAACAGTTTCTATATATTGCAGGATATAAGGGATTTATTGAAAATAAAGGAAAAAGGTGTATTTGTTACAAGATACTTTTTTTATTTAGAGGGATTCTTACCTGAAAAGGATATAGAATCTTTGAGAGAAATTTCAAAAGAGGAAAATATTTATTTAAAGGAGACAAATCCTATGAAAGAAGAGTATAAGAGAGTTCCTGTAATACTAAAAAACCCTTCTTTCTTTAAAAATTTTGAGCCTTTTATAGAATTTTTCTCATTACCTGTGTATAGAACTTTTGATCCAACATCTGTTTTGGCGATTTTCTTTCCGGTATATTTTGGATTCATGCTTGGTGATATTGGTTACGGTTTTCTGAGTTTTCTGCTTTTTCTTTTACTTTACTTAAAGTTTAATAAAAATGAATTTATAAAGAGGATAAGTTTTGCATATATTTTAGCAAGTATTTTTACAATTTTATTTGGTTTATTGTATATGGAGATGTTTGGCGATTTGCTTGAAAAAATTGGGTTTAAACCGATTTTTCATAGAATTCATGATGCTAATACATATCTTTTAATTGCAATTAGTTTTGGTTCATTTCAGGTTATACTTGGTCTTATTCTTGGTATTTATAATGCTTTAAATCTTGGGCACGGAAAGCATGCAATAGGTGTTTTTTCCATGTTATTGGGTCTTTTATCACTTCTTTTACTTGCTGGAACAAGTCTTAAGATACTTCCAGGTTATTTATCATCAATTCTTCTTATTCTTCTATTTTTATTTATGATAATGTCCTTTAAGTTTCATGGTCCTGCTGCACCCATTGAAATATTTTCTGCTTTTGGCCATATACTTTCCTTTGCAAGGCTTATGGCTATAGGACTATCTTCTGCAATAATAGCAGTGATAGCAAATAAATTTGTAAGTATACTTCCGTCCATAATGATAGGAATCTTAGTAATGTTTTTATTTCATGTTCTTGCTTTTATACTCGGAATTTTTGACCCGACAATTCAAGGATTAAGGCTTCAATTTGTTGAATTTTTTACAAAATTTTATGAAGCAGGTGGAAGGGAATATAAACCTTTATTTAAAAGATTAAAAGGGGTTCCACTCCCAGAAATAAAATAA
- a CDS encoding ATPase has product MGVALAVGIPGLGTGWAQSRIGAAGAGTIAERPETAIWIIIMLAIPETTVILGFVIAFMLMGKI; this is encoded by the coding sequence ATAGGAGTTGCTCTTGCTGTTGGTATACCTGGTCTTGGAACAGGTTGGGCTCAATCAAGAATTGGTGCAGCAGGTGCAGGAACAATTGCTGAAAGACCTGAAACAGCTATATGGATTATAATAATGCTCGCGATACCTGAAACAACAGTCATACTTGGATTTGTTATAGCCTTTATGCTTATGGGTAAAATTTAA